ACTGGTCGGCGGCGGCCGCTGCCGTCGGCCCCGCGCTACGCTCGCCGGTCCGGATGACGTCTGAACCGTCGAGGAGGGAAGTGATGCGTTTCGGTACGAGTTTCGCCCTCGCCGCCATGGCGGATGCGGCCGCCGTGCGCGACTTCGCTCAGGCGCTCGACGGCGCCGGCTTCGACTACGTGACCTTGAGCGGTCACCTGCTCAGCGCGGAGGCCGGCCGCTATCCCGACCGGCCCGCCCCGACCTACGTCGGCCCGTTCCACGAGCCGTTCGTGCTCTTCTCCTACCTGGCCGGGATCACACGGCGGCTGGCGTTCCGCACCAGCATCCTCATCCTGCCGCTCTTCCCCACGGCGATCGTCGCGAAGCAGGCGGCGGAGCTGAGCCTGCTCAGCGGCGGCCGCTTCGAGCTGGGCGTCGGCCTGAGCTGGAACCCGGCGGAGTACCAGGCGATCGGGCAGGAGTTTCGCACGCGCGGCCGGCGCATCGCAGAGCAGATCACGCTGCTGCGCCGTCTCTGGAGCGAGCCGTTCGTCAGCTTCAAAGGCCGCTGGCACACGTTCAACCAGGTGGGCCTGAACCGGCTGCCGGCGGCGCCGATCCCGATCTGGATGGGCGGCGGCAACGACGAGCCGGTGCTGCGGCGCATCGCGCGACTGGCCGACGGCTGGGTGCCCCTGGCCGATCCCACGGAGGCGCTGCCCCGCCTGCGCACGTATCTGAGCGAGGCCGGCCGCGACCCGGCGCACTTCGGCCTCACGGCACGCCTCGTCCTCGGCCCGGAAGGCGCGCCGGGCTGGATCGAAACCGCGCGCCGCCTGCAGTCTAGCGGCTGGACGGACCTCACGCTCAGCGCGCCGCCCGATCTGCCGTCCGCGCAGGCCCTGCCACGCCTGATCGAGGCGCGAACAGCGCTGGCCGAGGCGCTCAACGGCTGAGCGCTGCCCGGCCCGCCCCTGGCGCTATGCGGACGCGACCTCGAACAGGAACTCGATCTCGACGGCGCAGCCCAGCGGCAGCTCGTTCGTGCCCAGGGCCACGCGGGCGTGGCGCCCCGCCTCGCCGAAGATCTCGGCCAGCAGATCGCTGGCTCCGTTGATCACCGCCGGCTGCTGCGTGAAACCGGCGGCGCTGGCGACGTAGCCCGCCACCCGCAGCACACGCCGCACCCGCTCCAGCGAGCCGAGCGCTTGCTGCGCCGCGGCCAGGGCGTTGAGCACGCAGAGCCGCGCCGCCTCCTGCCCCTGCTCGATCGAGAGCTCGGCGCCGAGCTTGCCGGGATGCAGCACGCGGCCGTCCTCGATCGGCACCTGGCCGGACACGATCAGCAGGTTGCCCGTTTGCACGGCGGGAATATAGGAGGCGAGCGGTTTCGGCGTGGGCGGCAAGCTCACGTTCAGTTCGCGCAGGCGGTCGGCAACGGCCATCGTCGTCTCCTCACTTCGGGGCTGATCGGCGCGGCGTCGGGCGTCGTGCCTGGCGGCGCGACGGGCGCACGCCGTGCGCCCCTACGGATCTGTATCCCCCAGCAGAGCCTCGAGCAGCCCGGTCAGCTCCTCGTCGCTGTAGAACTGGATCACGACCCGACCGCCGCGCCGGCCGCGTTCGATCTGCACGGCCGTGCCCAGCGCGCTTTGCAGCCGCTCGGCCCAGTGCGCGAGCTCCGGGTCGCCGCCGCGCGGCGCCTTCCGCGCCTTCGCCGGCTGCCGCTCGCGCAGGCGGCGCACCAGCACTTCGGTCTGGCGCACGGAGAGGCCGTGCGCCGCGATCTGCTGCCAGAGCTGCCGCCGCTGTGCCGGGTCGCTCAGGCCCAGCAGGGCGCGGGCGTGGCCTTCGCTGATCTCGCCCGCGGCCAGGCTTTGCTTGATCTCGTCTGCAAGGCCCAGCAGGCGCAGCGTGTTCGCCACCGCGGCACGGCTGCGGCCCAGCCGCCGCGCCAGCGCTTCCTGCGTCAGGCCGAATTCTGCGCCCAGCCGCTGAAAGGCCAGCGCCTCCTCCAGCGGGTTCAGATCGGCGCGCTGAATGTTCTCCACCAGCGCCAGCTCGAGCTGCTCCTGCGGCGTCGCCTCGCGCACCACCACGGGCACGCGCGCAAGGCCGGCGGCGCGTGCCGCGTGCAGCCGCCGCTCGCCGGCGATGAGCTGGTAGCTGACGCCGCCGCCGGCCTGCTCACGCCGGCTCACGACTAACGGCTGCAAGACACCGTGCTGGCGGATGCTCTCCGCCAGGTCGCCGAGCGTCTCCGGGTCGATGGCGGAGCGCGGCTGGCGCGGGTTGGGCGCGATCAGATCGATGTCCACGGCGACGGCGCCGCGCGGCGCGGCCGCGCCGCTCGTTTCCGCGGCAGACGACATGCCGGCGGCCGGCGTGGAAGGAATCAAGGCGCCGAGCCCGCGGCCCAGCCCGCGTCCGCGCACCGCCGGTCGCACGCCGCTCTCTTCATCTCCCGGCCGGCTCACGAGGCGACCCTGCGGGCCAGCAGCTCGTCGGCGAGGCCGGTATAGGCCGCGGCGCCGGCCGAGTGCGGCGCGTAGGCCACGATCGAGAGGCCGTGCGAGGGCGCTTCGGAAAGGCGCACGCTGCGCGGCACCACGGTACGGAAGGTCTGCGCGAAGTGCCCGCGCACTTCGGCCACGACCTGCTGCGCCAGCGTGGTGCGCGGGTCGAACATCGTCATCACCAGCCCTTCGAGGCGCAGCGAGCCGTTGAGTGTGTGCCGCACCCGTTCGAGCGTGGCGGCGAGGTGACCGAGCCCTTCCAGCGCCAGGTACTCGCACTGCACGGGAATCACCACGGCGTCGGCGGCGGTCAGCGCGTTGAC
This window of the Dehalococcoidia bacterium genome carries:
- a CDS encoding TIGR03619 family F420-dependent LLM class oxidoreductase, with translation MRFGTSFALAAMADAAAVRDFAQALDGAGFDYVTLSGHLLSAEAGRYPDRPAPTYVGPFHEPFVLFSYLAGITRRLAFRTSILILPLFPTAIVAKQAAELSLLSGGRFELGVGLSWNPAEYQAIGQEFRTRGRRIAEQITLLRRLWSEPFVSFKGRWHTFNQVGLNRLPAAPIPIWMGGGNDEPVLRRIARLADGWVPLADPTEALPRLRTYLSEAGRDPAHFGLTARLVLGPEGAPGWIETARRLQSSGWTDLTLSAPPDLPSAQALPRLIEARTALAEALNG
- a CDS encoding ParB/RepB/Spo0J family partition protein, with translation MRPAVRGRGLGRGLGALIPSTPAAGMSSAAETSGAAAPRGAVAVDIDLIAPNPRQPRSAIDPETLGDLAESIRQHGVLQPLVVSRREQAGGGVSYQLIAGERRLHAARAAGLARVPVVVREATPQEQLELALVENIQRADLNPLEEALAFQRLGAEFGLTQEALARRLGRSRAAVANTLRLLGLADEIKQSLAAGEISEGHARALLGLSDPAQRRQLWQQIAAHGLSVRQTEVLVRRLRERQPAKARKAPRGGDPELAHWAERLQSALGTAVQIERGRRGGRVVIQFYSDEELTGLLEALLGDTDP
- a CDS encoding RidA family protein → MAVADRLRELNVSLPPTPKPLASYIPAVQTGNLLIVSGQVPIEDGRVLHPGKLGAELSIEQGQEAARLCVLNALAAAQQALGSLERVRRVLRVAGYVASAAGFTQQPAVINGASDLLAEIFGEAGRHARVALGTNELPLGCAVEIEFLFEVASA